The following DNA comes from Novipirellula caenicola.
CGATTTCACCGCTGGACGCATCGTGCGGGATCAACGTCTGGGTGACTTTCGGCAATTCGGCAACGTCGGCGGGGTAATCGCATTCGTGCGTGACGCCGACGAGTTGATCGCGAAGCCCCAGGCCGCAGACAATTTCAGTCGCGCTGGGCAGAAGAGAGATGATTCGCATGGCAGTTCCGCAGGATTCTTGTAACGAGATCGAAATCGTTACAGATCACTGACCGCTTTGCAATCCGAGCAGCGAGTCGGCCCATCGCATCGGCATCGAGGCCAACGAATGGGTGAGCACTTCGGACCACCACTGAGTCGTTTCTGCCAGATCGGATTCGGTGAACCGCTGGAATTGCGGGTGTCGCGAATGATTTGGGATGACTGCCACATCGATCGGATAGTCGACGTCCGTCACGCTGGTTCGCGTCGCGTCAAAGGCCAGCAGTGCCAACGCCACGGCCGACCGCAACGAGGTTTCATAGTTCAACAATCGATCCAAAATCGGTTTGCCGTAATAGGTTCGCCCGATCATAAAGTAGGGGGAATCCATCGCGGCTTCGACCCAATTGCCTTCGGGATAAACGTAGAACAATTGCGGCGATTGGTCGGCCAGCAAACAGCCGCCGATGATCGCGTGCATGTTAAACGTATGTCCGGTCGAGGATAGCGAGGGGCCGTCTTCATTACGAACGCGTCGGAGTTGTTCGCCAAACAGATTGGCGAATTGGTAGAGACGATCGACTGGCGTTTGCCCTTGTCGCAAGGTTTCTTCGACGTAGATCAACGTCTTGTCGCGAACCGAGCGCAGCCCGCTGGTCATCGTGAACAGCGACGCGTCCCCGTGCTGGAACTCGGCTAACTTTTGTTTGTTGACCTGTTCACTGCCACGGGTAATGCGTGTGTCCGCCAGTGCTACGATTCCATCGCGTACTTGGATGCCGATACAAAACGTCACGAGAATGCCTACACTAAATCGAGAGAAGGAACGGAAAACCGACCAGGCAGTGCACAATCTGTTCCAATTTGGGATAGGCTTTCAGCCTGTCATTGGATGACAGGCTTCTGTAGCGATAGTCGCAAGACTTTCGGCATCGATTCCAGCGTACCAAACCTAAGGAGGCGTTATAGGATGACAGGCTGGAAGTCTATGCCAGCTTTTTGTTAAAGCAACGCGGGCTCGTCAAGCGGCTGGACAGCGTAGGATTCGTTGTCAGCGTTCAGCGTCAAGCGAAACGAGGCGGTGACCTGCGGGTTTTGCGTTTTCTGGGAATCAAAGACCGACTGCATGGTTGCGGCATACAGCACAGCGTCGTGCGGCCCGGTGGCGTCCACGACGACCAAATGGATGACGTCGGGGGCCATTTCGATCTGGCTCTGCAGGTAGCCTTTGACGAGCGGGTATGGAGTCAACGGACGTGGGCTATTGGCACAAAAGGTGTCGTACGGTTTTTTGTCCGAGAAACCATAGATGACTTGATAGCTGGACGCCGACTCGGCGGCAGTCAAGGTGGGGCCGATGCGTGATTTGTCGAAAATCAGCACGTAGTAGGGCGTCGCAACAGGAGTCGTATTCATCGTAGTCGTTGGGGGTGTAGGGGAGCGTGGATTAGAATGATCGTTCAACCGCGCCGGGGTACTGCCGGGGCGTGGGGGACTGCCAGGGCGTTCCGAAGACGAACCGTTAGGCAGACGACGAAGCGGTCCGGCGCGAAACGCATCGGCCAATGCCGCGGGGACTTTTGCTTCGGCCAACACGAATGCGGCTCGGTTGCGGCTGACATTCGCCCTCATTTTCTGTTCGAGTGCGACCGCTTCGGCGCGACGTCCTTCGGCCAACGCGCGAGCGATCCGGGTGTCAGCATCGGCTTGGTCACTTTGCAATCGAGCGCCGATGTTCTCACCGACGTCGATGTCGTAGATGTCGATCGAAACGATCGCGAATGCGGTGTTGCTATCCAAGCCGTGGGTGATGGCGCCTTTGGAGATCGTCGATGGCATCTCCAGTACATCCATGTGCGATTCAGCAGATCCGATCGCGGTGATAATGCCTTGGCCCACGCGAGCGATAATGGTTTCTTCGGTTGCCCCCCCAATCAATTGTTCCAAATTGGTTCGTACCGTCACGCGTGCACCGACTCGCAACTCCACTCCATTTTTTGCCACGGCGCTCAACGTATGCGATCCGCCGCTATCGTTGCGAGGGCAGTGGATGACTTTGGGTGACACGCTTGTTTGCACCGCCAACAACACGTCTCGGCCAGCGAGGTCAATCGCCGCGGCACGATCAAAATCCAAGTCAATCCCCGCGCGGTGCGCTGCGATTTGCGCCTGCACCACATTCATCACATCGCCGCCCGCCAAGTGGTGGGCTTGTAATCGATTGGTGCTCATTCCGGTATTGCGATCGATGGACAAACCGGCTTGCCGTGCCATGATTTTTGCGGTGACGATCAAGCGATGTTCGATGCGAAGGAAGCTCATCGCAATCAAGCTGGTCATCGAGATGTCGGCGCCCGACATGTAGGCTTGGATCCAATACGAGCCCCACTTGGCGGAGATCGCAACGATCAGCAAGCCTAAGACGATTGCGACGACGCCCAATCCCACCATCGCTTGCCCAAAACTGGGAAGCTCTATTTCCGCGACGAAATCGAACACAACCGCCACCTTTTGTTGGGCAGCCCACCGGCGACTCATCCAAAGAACCAATGCCTTGAACGCAGTCAAGTTTCAATCAAAACCTGCGATACATGCGGCTCGCGAAGAGAGGTTGATTGAAGAATGTGTGTGTTAAGCGTTGCCGAAGAAACCAGGGTTTCGCGGGGGCGTTGGCTACCACACCTCTCTATCTAGAATCCTAGGGCTAAAACGCCAAAATGCAATGCCCCTCGGGTACCTCGCGCCCGCGAGCGACACCGCAGTGCGGGGCCGATACCGGTCCCGCTTTGGTCCATGCTGTGCACCCCACCATTTATTCTTGCCGTACGGTGTCTTTTTTGGCGTGTTGGGATCGTGCGTGACCATTGCCATCTAAAGACACATTTTGGGAGAAAGAATCGATGCATATTAGATTAGAAAACAAGACAGCCGTTGTGACGGGCTCGACTGCGGGAATTGGTTACGCGATCGCAAAGGGGCTGGCTGCTGCCGGGGCGGGCGTGGTCATTAATGGACGCAGCCAAGCGCGAGTCGACCAGGCAATCAAGAAGCTCGAAGGCGAACTGAAGGAACTTGATCGGGGGGACAGCGGTTCGATCCGTGGCGTCGCCGCGGATCTTGCGACAGTCGATGGCTTCAAGCATTTTGTTGCCGAGGCACCTCAGGCTGACATTTTGATCAACAACCTCGGCATCTTCGAACCGAAGCCGTATTTTGAAATTCCGGATGAGGATTGGGAACGCTTCTTTCAGACCAATGTGATGAGTGCGATTCGAATGTCACGTCACTACACGCCGGGGATGGTGGATCGCGGTTGGGGGCGTGTTCAATTTATTTCATCCGAGTCGGCAATCGCGATCCCCACAGAGATGATTCATTACGGGATGACCAAAACGGCGTTACTGTCGATTTCGCGTGGGCTTGCCGCTACCGTCGCGGCAACGGGAGTCACGGTCAATGCGATTTTGCCTGGGCCGACGGCATCGGAAGGGGTGTCGCAATTTGTCGATGACTTGGCCCGTGATGGAAACAAGACGCGCGAGCAGGTCGAGACCGAGTTCTTTGAACAAGTCCGTCCAACCTCATTGATCCAGCGGTTTGAAACGGTCGACGAGATCGCGAATATGTGTGTGTTTGTTGCATCAGAGCAGGCTTCTGCGATCACCGGTGCCGCGCTCCGCGTCGACGGTGGCACGGTCAACGCAATCTTCTAATGTCGCGAAACCGCCGTGGGATGACCGCTTGTCGACCAGCGTTATTTATTCATCCAAATTTTATTTGTTGACTAATTTCGCTGTATTTCCCGGGATCTCCGGCGTTCCTCCGGTATCGCTACTGGCACTGCTGCGGTTGGCATAGTTTGTGCTCTGCTTGCCCGCGGGTCTATGCTGAAAATAGTACCCGCGTGATGTCACTGCTTTGACTTCTTTGCAAGCCCCTTCAAACGCTGCCTCGGCGCGAGCGAGAGTTGACGAACATGAATCAAGCCAACGTTGTGCAGTCCACTGCTGTCCGAGTGGATACGTTTCTCGACGATGTGTTGGACGGGCTCTCGCGTCCCCACAAATCGCTGCCTAGTAAATACTTGTATGACGAGCGTGGCTCGCATCTGTTTGATCAAATCTGCGAACTGGATGAGTACTATGTAACGCGTACCGAGTTGGCGATCATGCAACAGAATGCGTCATCGATCGCTCATCAAATTGATACCGATGTGATGTTGGTGGAATATGGCAGCGGAAGCAGTTTGAAAACGCGTGTGTTACTTGATTCGCTGTCGCGTCCTGCTGCCTACGTGCCTGTCGATATCTCGGAAGAGCACTTGCTGAACACTGCCGAACAATTGCGATTAGCCTACCCGGACTTGAAGGTCCTGCCCGTCGTCGCCGACTTTACCCAACCGTTTACGCTACCCGATTGTGAGCCGCCTGCGTCACACGTTGCGTTTTACTTTCCTGGGTCCACGATCGGCAACTTCACTCCGCCGCAAGCTGGTAAACTGTTGCAGCAAATGGCTGCAATGCTGGGGCAACAAGGTGGATTGTTGATTGGTATCGATCTGCAAAAAGATCTCGACGTTTTGCATGCCGCCTACGATGATCGCGAAGGGGTCACGGCTGCGTTTAGTCTAAATCTGCTGAGCCGAATCAATCGCGAACTCGGGGGTAATTTTGATTGTGATCGCTTCCAACATCGCGCTGTTTACAACACCCTGCACCACCGAATTGAAATCAGCATTGTCAGTCTTGAAGATCAAGTGGTTTCCATTGGCGACCATGCGATCGAGTTTGCTGCGGGCGAAGGCATTCTGACCGAGTATTCTCACAAGTACACCGTAGACGGATTTGCGAAGTTCGCTCGCCAGTACGGATTCCAGCTTCACAAATCCTGGACCGATCCACAGAACTATTTCGCAGTCTTGCACCTCGTTATTGAATAGACACATGAGTAGTACTGCTGCTGCCCTGTCGCCGGGGGAACAACTTCGTGCGTCCTACCTCGCAACGCGATCTTTTACCGACCAGATTGCTCAGCCTTTGTCGGCGGAAGACTGCACCGTTCAGTCGATGGACGACGCGAGTCCCACGAAGTGGCACCTTGCGCATACCACGTGGTTTTTCGAAACCTTCATCCTGCGGACTCAGTCGGACTATCGCGAATTCGATCCCGAGTTCAATTTTTTGTTCAATTCGTACTACAACTCGATCGGTCGCCAGTATCCTCGGTCGCGTCGGGGGCTGATCTCTCGTCCCGGGATGCAGCAGGTCGAGGATTATCGCAACCATGTCGATCGAGAAATGTCGAGACGTCTGGGGTGCGATGATTTCGCGACCCAGAATGCCGAGTTATTACAGATTGGGATCAATCACGAACAGCAGCACCAAGAGTTGATGCTGACTGACGCCAAGCACATGTTGTCATGCAATCCGACGTGGCCAATCTATCGTGACGATCCGTTTGATCGTGCAGTGGCGGAGCGGGCGGAGCGATGGATCGAAGTACCCGATGGGATGCATGACATTGGGCATGAAGGCGACGGTTTTGCCTATGACAACGAATCGCCGCGGCATGCGACTCATTTGCATGCGACCTCGATTGCAACGACGCTTGTCACCAACGGCGAATTCTTGGAATTTGTCCAAGACGGCGGCTACGAGCGACCCGAGTTTTGGTTGTCGATGGGCTGGGCAACCGTTCAGCAGGACAATTGGGATGCCCCGCTGTATTGGGTGCAACAAGATGGTCGCTGGCACCAATTCACGCTCGCAGGATTGGTCCCCGTCGACCCTGATTGGCCCGTTACACATGTCAGCTATTTCGAAGCCGATGCCTTCGCTCGCTGGGCAGGCAAACGGTTGCCTACCGAGTTTCAGTGGGAAGCGGCGTGTCAGATCGCGAATCGTTCGTCTGACGTATCGCTCGAACAAGAGCCGTTTGCGGATGTGTTGATGAAGCAAAACAAGTGCATTCATCCGACGCGATCGCCAGCCGGATTGATGGGCGGCGTGTGGCAATGGACCTGCAGCAGTTATGCAGGCTATCCCGGCTATCGACCGCCCGCCGGCGCGGTAGGCGAATACAACGGCAAATTCATGTGCAATCAATATGTATTGCGAGGCGGCAGTGTCGCGACGTCAAGCAACCATATCCGCGATACCTATCGCAACTTCTTTCCACCCGAAGCACGTTGGCAATTCACCGGCATCCGGCTCGCCGACGATTGATCCGATCGAAAGATTGAGCCTGCGGCCTAAGGTTTTCCAATAAGCCCCGCTGCATCCGTTTACGCCAACTTGGCGCCGTTGTCGATCGATTTGTCGGGGACCGCCAACACGACCGAGCCATCGTCACGATAGAAACCGACGATCAAAAACTCGGATAGAAAGGGGCCGATCTGTTTGACGGGAAAATTCACAACCCCGATGATTTGACGGCCCAACAGTTCGTCTTTGGTGTAAAGCGACGTGATCTGAGCACTGGTTCGCTTGACACCAATCTTTGGTCCAAAATCGACCGTTACCTTGTACGCTGGCTTCCTGGCTTCGGGGAAATCCAATACTGCGACGATCGTTCCCGCACACAGTTCGACTTGTTCGAAATCGTCCCAGCTGATGGTGTTTTGATGACTCATTCTGTCTCACCACATTCGTGTCGGAATTGGTCTAAGAACGTTCGCATGAATTGCTCGCGTTGGCCTGCAATTCGGCGAGCCGCATCGGTGTTCAGCAGATCATGTAGCTTAAAAAGTTTCTCGTCAAAGTGGTCGATTGCTGTTTTGTGTTTTCCACCTGGGTTATCCGACAGGTAGAAAGGTTGTCCGATGGCGGCACCGTACTCGATCGTCCTGACGATACCGATCGCCCCGAGCGCGTCGAGCCGATCGGCGTCTTGCACGATCTTGGCCTCGAGTGAAAGTGTGGCGGGATCGGCAGCCTTGCGAAACGAAATGGTATCAACAATCGTCGCGACGTGCTCGATGGTGCTGGGGTCGACGGAATGCTTGGACAAAATATCGCGTGCAAATTCGGCACTTCGCTCTTGGCCGTCGTGAAATTTCGCATCGCCAAGATCATGTAGCAGTGCTGCCAATTCGACGACAAAGCGATCGCCGCCGACTTCCGCTTGAATTTCACGAGCCGATTTGAGTACACGCAACACATGATCGACATCATGTCCGGCCTGTTGTCCCGCCATCCGTTGGCAAACAAGACACTGCACTCGCTCTACGATTTCCGTTTCGGTCATCATCGTCCTAACTCTCCGATAGGCGTCCAGGCGGTTATTTGACGCAGCCTTACTTCGCGAACCGATCGTAGCGAAACGGGCCGATCGTTTCGAATGATCGTAGCGAAACTCGCCAAGAGTTTCGAGCGGCTTGAAGCTTGTCGCGTTTTATTCCCAGAGAATCAGCAGTTCGGGACAGAGGATATGGGAGGTGTTGTTGGGATCGACCAGGATCCGCAACGATTCACCACGATCACGAAAGCCTTCGGCTCGTTTAACGCTGATCCCATACGCATTGACGGTTGCCGTGTGGGGGCGTCCCAAGTGATCGAACTCGAATAGGACATGATGGCGACGTTGGTTGTTCACAGTGGTGCTTGTGCGTTTGACATCTTTGACAACGCCATGCACTAGATCGCCATGTCGACAAACACGTACTTTACGCCAGCGGAATCGCTGTGCGACATACAGCATGATGCCGCCGACCAACGGCAAGACCACCAGCATCACCGTCCCAATGCGTCGGTTCTCTGCATCACCAATCGCGAGTGCGGTAATGCCAATCGCAATTCCTGCCATCAGAAAGACGATGCCGAACAAAACGACTGGTAGAGTGTTGCCGAGCACTTGTGCTTTCATTCCCGGCGGCAGGGTCCGCGGTCGCGATTCAGCGAGGAATGTGTCCAATTGATCGCGGGTGACCGCCAATTTACGCAGTTGGTTTTTCAGTAACGTGCCTGCCAAACCGCCCATCCGATCGGCTGTCGCCTGGACATCCTCAATTCGTGTTTCGCGGTGTACGTCTGGATGAGCGTCAAGTGTTTCTTCGCCTTGTTGTATTTTTTCGGCGATCGCCAATGCCGTTTGCACAAAGTCCTTCTGGTCGGTTTGCTTCATCACCTCGTTGTGACGAAAAACGACCAAGTACCGGCCCTGGCCTTTGACGTTCCAGCCTGGGTGCTGGATCAAAAAATCACGTAGTTTGCGAGTGAACATCAACCGCACCGGTGATTCAGCCCAGGCGGTCAAGTGATAGTGGTCGGCGAATTGGGGGGAATCAGCAAAGTCCAGCGTGCCCAGTCCGCGCAGCCCCGCAGAACTAAGCAGCGAGAGCATTTTGCCGGCCATCCCCTTGGGTTTCGGAGCTAAATCAAATTGAGGAAGATCCAGATCAGACTCTACCAATACAACAGCGGATTGGCGAACATGACTGGTCGTGGTTGGCCCATCACTCGACCGATTCTCGCGGGTGTATCCCATTGTGACCACGTGCAAATGGGCATCACCAAACTGTGATTGCTGATGCACCGTAACGGAGACGGGGCCGGCGAACATTTCGGAAAGATCGATTTCGAGCGTCTCGGTGGTCTCAGCGGCCATGCGAATCGTCCAGGTTGTCAGCGGTGTGAATCAAAAGAGCGAGCGATCAAGGCCTCAGGCAGCGTAACGCAACAATCAGGGCGCGAGGATCTGAGTTCTTTCAATTGACACATTGCCACGCAGCTTTGTTGTAGTCGCAAAGACGCCAATCTTTGGCGGTCCGCGGACCTTCGATGGTTAGGGCGTCGAGAGCCGCAGTTCCTTTTTCCACCATTCGAGATACTGGTCGGCGGAAACGTTCGGGTCGAGTCCGCGTTTTCGCTGCGTGTTTTCATACCACTTTCTTTTTTCAGCAGTGATCGCATCATGATAGGCTTGATCGCCTTCGCGGATCGCCCCTTGGTCACCGCTCGTTTCAATCCACTGATTCAGCTGAGTTCGCATTCGCTTGAGTGTGGATTGATATTCGGGATTCTCGGCAAGGTTGTGCAGTTCGTCGGGATCCGCTGATAAGTCGTACAGTTCCTCGGCGGGGCGCGTTTTTTGCATCATGCGTGCCGCTTCCGGGGCGAGTTTGCCTTCGGCGTGCAGCACTTCCAATAGCGTGACCACCGGATAAGAGAGCTGCTTGTAGCTGCTGGTTTGCGTATAAGGGCGGTCGGGGTGAAAGTTGCGGATGTACTTGTACCGTGTGTCTCGGATGGCGCGGATGCGGTCGGCAGCTTCACCACAGCGATCGCGAGCGGCAAATACAAATTCGCGTCCTTTGAAATCGGCAGCCAGAATATTGACGCCCTCGGTGCGAGCGTGCGGCGTGATGTTAGCAGCACGTAAACACGTCGGAGCCACGTCGATCAGACTGACAAGGGCATCGCTGCTTGTGCCTGGATTATCGATCATCGGTCCGGCAACGATCAGTGGCGTATGGATCCCTTCGTCGTAAAGCCACTGTTTGCCCCAAACATGAGGCCGACCGTGATCGCCAAAGAGCATGATCAACGTGTTTTCACGCAATCCTTCGGCATCCAAACGATCTAAGATGGCCGCGACATGCTTGTCACCCTTTTCCACCGATGCCAAATAGTTCGCCATGTCGGCGCGGGTCACCGGATGATCGGGAACGTTGGGCGGCAACGTTAGTTTGTCGGCCCGCTCGGGATCGCCGTCTTGGACAAACGGGCGATGAGGCTCGTGGATTTGCACCTGAGCAAAAAACGGTTGCCCGTCGCGACGCTGCGACCAATCGTTACCGTGAAATAGGTCGTCGTCGGCGATGAAGTTGTAGTCCCGCTTGGCTTTGCCTTTGACCCCCGGAGGCTTCAGGTCACAGACAAAATAGCCTGCATCGCCAAACTGCTGCATCACCGTTTGCACGCCCTCAGGCAACGGCTTCATTTGCCGCGTGCGATGGTGGTGTGCGCCAATCGAGGTTTGATACATGCCGGTGACCAACGCACTCCGCGACGACGAGCAGACCGGCGACGTCGAGTAACACTGCGTATAGCGAACGCCTTCGCTGCACAACCGATCCATCGCGGGCGTTGAAACGTGAGGCGTTCCAAAACAGCCAATCTCGGGCCCGAGATCATCCAAAACGATCCACAGAACGTTCGGGCGCTGGTCCGCCATCGCACTGCCAAGCATCAAGGATGCGAGGGCAAAGAGGCACGCGATCATGCGAAACAAGCGTCGTGGTGTCGGTGGCATTGGTTGAGGATGAATTTCATTCATGGTGAGGAATGGTGTCTAAGACGAACCGCATGCACGCTTTAGGCCATATCGGTAATGACCATCATCAGCCGCACTACTTCGTCACCTCTGGATTGGCCTTACCGTCCGCGTCCAAGTTGTCGGTGACCCACAAAATGCCTCGAACAACGACGTCCATGTAGCGAGCATCGGCGACGGTGTCGTTTTGGTGACCAAGCGAGGTGCTGAAGATCTTGGTTTTCTGAGGACCGTAGTGATTGGTCCATGCGATCACTGCGGTCGATTCCGTGGCCGTCGCATCGGGATTCTGCTTCAGTTGCTTCTTGTTTGGCGGCATCATTTGTTTGCCTTCGATCAGGGCACTCGCACCGGCAAACACACGGATGTTGTTGTACAGTTCTTCGTTGATCGTTGTCCAATTCTCGAACCCTTTCATGATCGGGTGTGTCGAATCGGTGCTCAGCACATCGATGGGCAATTTAGGGCCGTGGCCTGTCGATTGCAGCCCAAGCATTTCGTACCAACCCGCGTTGTCGGCGCCGGGCTGCACGGGCGATTTGAAATCACCCCAACGGTAGCTGTGCATCGCACAGTGCAGATTGACGGCCGGAGTGCCGTTGCGATGCGCAGCCAGGATGCGATCGACGTAAGGCCGCTCGATCACGTTGGCGGAACATTCATCGTGCACAATGACATCGTATCCCTTGGCCCAATCATCGGATTCGTAGATGTCAAAACGGGCGGTGGTGGTGGTGCTCTCACTCAGCTCGACGGTGACTTCGGCATTCAGCCGTTCTTCGATGCCTTGCTTCAGCAACTTCGTTTGCGTCGCGTAGTCGTGGCAACAACCGCCGGCGACCAGCAGCACCTTCAGCGGCTCGGCTTTCTTGGCTGCCTCTTCCGCCGTTGCGATCGAGGGGCTTTGCAGCGACCCCAGCGTGAGGGTGGCGACTAGGGTCAGCAGGCGGATGGGAGAGATTTTCATCAAAGGTGTCTCGTAACACAAAGGGTGGGAAATTTCGGGAATGTCAGTGAAGCCGTAAAGCGAGCGACGTGGCCACGACTCAGTTTACTTGCGTTGGTATTGAAAGTTAAATCGCGGATTCGTCGACATGGTTCGCGCCTCGGAGATCAGCTTACTCAACTCGGCCGCCTGTTCGGGATGTTGGGCGGCGACATTGTTCTTTTCGCCGGGATCGACGGACAAATCATACAGTTCGATGGGCGATTTTGGATCGAGATCGACATTGTAGCGAACCCCTTTCCATTTGCCCTTGCGAATGGCCACACGCCCCTTTTTCTCGAGAAATTCCCAGTAGAGGTAATCACGTTCTTGCTGTTGTTCCGGTTTTCCAAGCAGCGTGGGCAGGATCGAAACGCCATCGGTTTTGCCAGGCAGCGGTCGGTCGACCAAATCGGCCATCGTCGGCAAAAAATCCCAGAACGCCGAAATTTCGTCCGAGACACTTCCCGCTTCGATTTTGGTGGGCCAAGCGGCGATCATCGGTACTCGAATCCCCCCTTCGTAGAGATCGCGTTTCAGCCCGGTGAACGGGCCGTTGGAATCGAAATAGTCGGGGGCATGGCCCCCTTCTTGGTGAGGCCCATTGTCGGACGAGAAAATCACCAGCGTGTCCTCTGCAATCCCCAATCGCTCCAGTTCCGCGGTGAGCTCGCCAACATAATCGTCCAGCACATTGACCATCGCGACAAACGCAGCATGCGGTTCGGGCTGCCCCAAATAATAGTCGTCGGGGTACTCTGTCTCGGGCGGAAATTTGCCCCGGTACTTTTTCATGTACGATTCCGGCGCGACCATATCGGCGTGTGGCTGGATGGCGGCGTAGTAACAGAAAAACGGCTGGTCTTTGTTGTCACGAATAAATTTCAATGCTTGATCATGGATCAAATCCGGTGCGTAATCATGTTTGTGTGACGCGACGTTACCCCAGAGCAATTGACGCTCTTGGTCGTTCCACAGAAATGCGGGGTAGTAGCAGTGGGCAATTCGCTGACAGTTGTATCCATAGAAACGGTCAAACCCCATCTTCAACGGCTCGCTGACGGAGCCGGGGGCTCCCAATCCCCATTTGCCAAAGAGGCCGGTCTTGTATCCAGCAGCTTGCAGATGCTTTGCCACGGTGTAGGTATCTGCGGGCATCGGTTCCTGGCCTTCGGGCGAAACTTCCGCATTGCCGCGCACTACCGTGTGGCCAGTGTGAAGTCCGGTCAACAGGGCACACCGCGACGGGGCACAAACGGTGCTGCCAGAATAGTGCTGGGTGAAACGCATCCCCCGCTGGGCCAATGCATCAATGTTGGGAGTCTCGAACTTGGTTTGCCCATAACAGCTGAGGTCGCCGTAACCGAGGTCGTCGGCAAGGATGTAAATCACATTGGGGGTGCGTGGTTCATCCGCTAATACTGCGACGGCCACCAGGTTGGC
Coding sequences within:
- a CDS encoding tRNA-binding protein, giving the protein MSHQNTISWDDFEQVELCAGTIVAVLDFPEARKPAYKVTVDFGPKIGVKRTSAQITSLYTKDELLGRQIIGVVNFPVKQIGPFLSEFLIVGFYRDDGSVVLAVPDKSIDNGAKLA
- a CDS encoding HD domain-containing protein, whose amino-acid sequence is MTETEIVERVQCLVCQRMAGQQAGHDVDHVLRVLKSAREIQAEVGGDRFVVELAALLHDLGDAKFHDGQERSAEFARDILSKHSVDPSTIEHVATIVDTISFRKAADPATLSLEAKIVQDADRLDALGAIGIVRTIEYGAAIGQPFYLSDNPGGKHKTAIDHFDEKLFKLHDLLNTDAARRIAGQREQFMRTFLDQFRHECGETE
- a CDS encoding SDR family NAD(P)-dependent oxidoreductase codes for the protein MHIRLENKTAVVTGSTAGIGYAIAKGLAAAGAGVVINGRSQARVDQAIKKLEGELKELDRGDSGSIRGVAADLATVDGFKHFVAEAPQADILINNLGIFEPKPYFEIPDEDWERFFQTNVMSAIRMSRHYTPGMVDRGWGRVQFISSESAIAIPTEMIHYGMTKTALLSISRGLAATVAATGVTVNAILPGPTASEGVSQFVDDLARDGNKTREQVETEFFEQVRPTSLIQRFETVDEIANMCVFVASEQASAITGAALRVDGGTVNAIF
- the egtD gene encoding L-histidine N(alpha)-methyltransferase, translated to MNQANVVQSTAVRVDTFLDDVLDGLSRPHKSLPSKYLYDERGSHLFDQICELDEYYVTRTELAIMQQNASSIAHQIDTDVMLVEYGSGSSLKTRVLLDSLSRPAAYVPVDISEEHLLNTAEQLRLAYPDLKVLPVVADFTQPFTLPDCEPPASHVAFYFPGSTIGNFTPPQAGKLLQQMAAMLGQQGGLLIGIDLQKDLDVLHAAYDDREGVTAAFSLNLLSRINRELGGNFDCDRFQHRAVYNTLHHRIEISIVSLEDQVVSIGDHAIEFAAGEGILTEYSHKYTVDGFAKFARQYGFQLHKSWTDPQNYFAVLHLVIE
- a CDS encoding sulfatase — translated: MNEIHPQPMPPTPRRLFRMIACLFALASLMLGSAMADQRPNVLWIVLDDLGPEIGCFGTPHVSTPAMDRLCSEGVRYTQCYSTSPVCSSSRSALVTGMYQTSIGAHHHRTRQMKPLPEGVQTVMQQFGDAGYFVCDLKPPGVKGKAKRDYNFIADDDLFHGNDWSQRRDGQPFFAQVQIHEPHRPFVQDGDPERADKLTLPPNVPDHPVTRADMANYLASVEKGDKHVAAILDRLDAEGLRENTLIMLFGDHGRPHVWGKQWLYDEGIHTPLIVAGPMIDNPGTSSDALVSLIDVAPTCLRAANITPHARTEGVNILAADFKGREFVFAARDRCGEAADRIRAIRDTRYKYIRNFHPDRPYTQTSSYKQLSYPVVTLLEVLHAEGKLAPEAARMMQKTRPAEELYDLSADPDELHNLAENPEYQSTLKRMRTQLNQWIETSGDQGAIREGDQAYHDAITAEKRKWYENTQRKRGLDPNVSADQYLEWWKKELRLSTP
- the egtB gene encoding ergothioneine biosynthesis protein EgtB codes for the protein MSSTAAALSPGEQLRASYLATRSFTDQIAQPLSAEDCTVQSMDDASPTKWHLAHTTWFFETFILRTQSDYREFDPEFNFLFNSYYNSIGRQYPRSRRGLISRPGMQQVEDYRNHVDREMSRRLGCDDFATQNAELLQIGINHEQQHQELMLTDAKHMLSCNPTWPIYRDDPFDRAVAERAERWIEVPDGMHDIGHEGDGFAYDNESPRHATHLHATSIATTLVTNGEFLEFVQDGGYERPEFWLSMGWATVQQDNWDAPLYWVQQDGRWHQFTLAGLVPVDPDWPVTHVSYFEADAFARWAGKRLPTEFQWEAACQIANRSSDVSLEQEPFADVLMKQNKCIHPTRSPAGLMGGVWQWTCSSYAGYPGYRPPAGAVGEYNGKFMCNQYVLRGGSVATSSNHIRDTYRNFFPPEARWQFTGIRLADD
- a CDS encoding proteasome-type protease — translated: MTFCIGIQVRDGIVALADTRITRGSEQVNKQKLAEFQHGDASLFTMTSGLRSVRDKTLIYVEETLRQGQTPVDRLYQFANLFGEQLRRVRNEDGPSLSSTGHTFNMHAIIGGCLLADQSPQLFYVYPEGNWVEAAMDSPYFMIGRTYYGKPILDRLLNYETSLRSAVALALLAFDATRTSVTDVDYPIDVAVIPNHSRHPQFQRFTESDLAETTQWWSEVLTHSLASMPMRWADSLLGLQSGQ
- a CDS encoding ThuA domain-containing protein; the protein is MKISPIRLLTLVATLTLGSLQSPSIATAEEAAKKAEPLKVLLVAGGCCHDYATQTKLLKQGIEERLNAEVTVELSESTTTTARFDIYESDDWAKGYDVIVHDECSANVIERPYVDRILAAHRNGTPAVNLHCAMHSYRWGDFKSPVQPGADNAGWYEMLGLQSTGHGPKLPIDVLSTDSTHPIMKGFENWTTINEELYNNIRVFAGASALIEGKQMMPPNKKQLKQNPDATATESTAVIAWTNHYGPQKTKIFSTSLGHQNDTVADARYMDVVVRGILWVTDNLDADGKANPEVTK